The proteins below come from a single Vibrio natriegens NBRC 15636 = ATCC 14048 = DSM 759 genomic window:
- the plsY gene encoding glycerol-3-phosphate 1-O-acyltransferase PlsY, which translates to MDALALIMTMAAYLLGSISSAVLICRLLKLPDPRKVGSNNPGATNVLRIGGKGAALSVLLCDMLKGTIPVWGGYFLGINPIILGVIAIAACLGHMYPIFFHFKGGKGVATAFGAIAPIGLDLTVLVMLTWLCVAVIFRYSSLAALVTVLLTPFYTWMFKPQYTLPVAMLCCLIVFKHHQNIRRLLSGEEPKIGQKNLTEKNSA; encoded by the coding sequence ATGGACGCACTGGCACTGATAATGACGATGGCCGCCTATTTACTGGGTTCTATTTCCAGTGCGGTGTTGATTTGTCGTCTCTTAAAATTGCCAGATCCGCGCAAAGTTGGCTCTAATAACCCAGGCGCGACCAATGTATTACGCATTGGTGGTAAAGGTGCTGCCCTCTCTGTCTTGCTGTGTGACATGCTCAAAGGCACCATTCCTGTTTGGGGAGGCTACTTCCTTGGGATTAACCCGATCATCCTTGGTGTCATAGCGATCGCCGCCTGCCTTGGCCATATGTACCCTATTTTCTTCCATTTCAAAGGCGGAAAAGGCGTTGCCACTGCGTTCGGGGCAATTGCACCAATCGGGCTCGACCTTACAGTTTTAGTGATGCTGACCTGGCTCTGCGTTGCGGTTATATTCCGCTATTCGTCCCTTGCAGCACTGGTCACTGTATTGCTCACGCCATTTTATACCTGGATGTTCAAGCCCCAGTACACTTTACCTGTAGCGATGTTGTGTTGCTTGATCGTATTCAAACATCACCAGAACATCCGGCGTTTACTGTCCGGCGAAGAGCCTAAAATTGGCCAAAAGAATCTGACAGAAAAAAACTCGGCATAG
- the folB gene encoding bifunctional dihydroneopterin aldolase/7,8-dihydroneopterin epimerase has protein sequence MALDKVFIEQLEVITTIGVYDWEQQIKQKLVLDIEMAHDNKPAGKSDDVQDALDYSQVSEAVLNHIENGRFLLVERVAEEIAELIMQRFSVPWIKIRLAKPGAVPQARAVGVVIERGQA, from the coding sequence ATGGCTCTGGATAAAGTGTTTATTGAACAATTAGAAGTGATCACCACAATTGGCGTGTACGATTGGGAACAGCAAATTAAACAAAAGCTGGTACTTGATATCGAAATGGCACACGACAATAAGCCAGCTGGCAAAAGTGATGATGTTCAAGATGCATTAGATTACTCACAAGTGAGTGAAGCGGTATTAAATCACATAGAGAACGGCCGTTTCTTGCTGGTAGAACGTGTGGCGGAAGAAATTGCAGAGTTGATCATGCAACGTTTCTCAGTGCCTTGGATTAAAATTCGCTTGGCAAAACCAGGCGCGGTTCCACAAGCTCGCGCTGTTGGCGTCGTTATTGAGCGAGGTCAGGCATGA
- the folK gene encoding 2-amino-4-hydroxy-6-hydroxymethyldihydropteridine diphosphokinase has translation MITAYIGVGTNIDREQHAKVAYKELQQLGEDLLVSPIYECEPIGFSSQNFYNFVITLRTALSLEEFSHRLREIEFKWGREENAQKYQDRTLDLDIVLFGELISTQKPELPRSDIYKYPFVTKPLYDLNPHLVIPGDGRTVADIWYAMQPVDSLKPVSFSL, from the coding sequence ATGATCACCGCTTATATCGGTGTTGGTACGAACATAGACAGAGAGCAACACGCAAAGGTTGCTTACAAAGAGCTGCAACAGCTTGGAGAAGATCTTCTTGTATCCCCGATATATGAATGTGAGCCAATTGGTTTCAGCAGCCAGAATTTCTACAACTTTGTGATTACTCTTCGCACTGCATTGTCATTAGAAGAGTTTAGTCATCGCCTTCGTGAGATTGAATTTAAGTGGGGGCGAGAAGAAAATGCGCAAAAGTATCAGGATCGAACACTCGATCTCGATATAGTGTTGTTCGGTGAGCTCATCTCTACACAAAAGCCCGAACTGCCTCGCAGTGATATCTACAAATATCCTTTTGTCACAAAGCCTTTGTATGATCTCAACCCACATTTGGTTATTCCTGGTGATGGACGCACGGTCGCGGATATATGGTACGCGATGCAACCAGTTGATTCTCTCAAACCAGTTTCTTTTTCACTTTAA
- a CDS encoding undecaprenyl-diphosphate phosphatase has protein sequence MSYLEAFILALIQGLTEFLPISSSAHLILPSAILGWEDQGLAFDVAVHVGTLMAVVIYFRYEVITLFRALFASIFKGDRGKEAKLAWMIVLATIPACVFGLLMKDIIEVYLRSAYVIATTTIVFGLLLWWADKHAKQVANEYQTGWKKALFIGIAQALAMIPGTSRSGATITAALYLGFTREAAARFSFLMSIPIIALAGSYLGMKLVTSGEPVHIGFLLTGIVTSFVSAYICIHFFLKMISRMGMTPFVIYRLILGVGLFAFLLSA, from the coding sequence ATGAGTTATTTGGAAGCCTTTATTTTGGCTCTGATTCAGGGTCTGACGGAGTTTTTGCCGATTTCCAGCTCCGCACACTTGATCCTGCCTTCCGCTATTCTTGGTTGGGAAGACCAAGGTCTTGCATTTGATGTTGCCGTTCACGTCGGAACCTTGATGGCCGTGGTGATCTATTTCCGTTATGAAGTGATCACGTTATTTCGGGCGTTGTTTGCCTCTATCTTTAAAGGTGATCGTGGCAAAGAAGCGAAACTGGCGTGGATGATCGTTCTGGCAACGATTCCGGCTTGTGTGTTTGGTCTACTGATGAAAGATATCATCGAAGTGTACCTGCGCAGTGCCTATGTGATCGCGACGACGACAATCGTGTTTGGTTTATTGCTGTGGTGGGCGGATAAACACGCCAAACAAGTGGCAAACGAATATCAGACTGGCTGGAAGAAAGCGCTATTTATTGGTATCGCTCAAGCATTAGCGATGATTCCGGGAACCTCTCGTTCTGGCGCGACGATTACCGCAGCGCTGTACCTTGGCTTTACTCGTGAGGCCGCTGCGCGTTTCTCGTTCCTGATGTCGATTCCAATTATCGCGCTTGCAGGTAGCTACCTTGGTATGAAGCTGGTTACCAGTGGCGAACCCGTGCACATTGGGTTTTTACTGACGGGCATCGTGACGTCTTTTGTGAGTGCGTACATTTGTATCCACTTCTTCCTCAAGATGATTTCACGTATGGGGATGACACCATTCGTTATTTACCGTCTGATTCTAGGTGTGGGCCTATTTGCTTTCTTACTTAGTGCCTGA
- a CDS encoding multifunctional CCA addition/repair protein has protein sequence MQVYLVGGAVRDQLLGIDHYDNDWVVVGATPEMMLEQGYTAVGKDFPVFLHPKTKEEHALARTERKSGSGYTGFECFFDQNVTLEEDLIRRDLTINAMAMDDQGKLYDPYGGQDDLNNRLLRHVSDAFIEDPLRVLRVARFAAKLAPLGFKVADETMQLMRDMSASGELDTLTPERVWQEWHKSLSSPRPDVFLSVLRECGALAVVLPEIYALFGVPQPEKWHPEIDTGIHTLMVAEQAAKLSASLPVRFAAQVHDLGKGVTPKREWPSHKMHCHTGLKLIKKLCERVRVPNEFRDLALMVCEQHSNIHRAAELKPQTIIKVLNKFDVWRKADRLQDILICCQADHAGRKGLEDQPYPQAEIFTRAYQAAAAVDVQAIIQDGFKGPAIRDEQEKRRIEAVKIALNK, from the coding sequence GTGCAAGTTTACTTAGTAGGTGGTGCAGTCCGGGATCAATTACTTGGAATTGATCACTATGACAATGATTGGGTGGTGGTTGGTGCCACCCCAGAAATGATGCTTGAACAGGGGTATACCGCCGTCGGTAAAGATTTCCCTGTGTTTCTTCACCCTAAAACCAAAGAAGAACATGCACTAGCACGAACAGAGAGAAAATCAGGCTCGGGTTATACTGGCTTTGAATGCTTCTTCGATCAAAATGTCACCTTGGAAGAAGATTTGATTCGTCGAGACTTAACCATCAACGCCATGGCAATGGATGACCAGGGAAAGCTGTACGATCCCTACGGCGGCCAAGACGATCTCAACAACCGCCTTCTACGCCACGTCTCTGATGCGTTTATCGAAGATCCGCTTCGAGTCCTGCGTGTGGCCCGCTTTGCAGCCAAGCTCGCGCCATTGGGTTTTAAGGTGGCAGACGAAACCATGCAACTGATGCGTGATATGTCTGCATCCGGGGAGCTCGACACACTGACACCAGAAAGAGTGTGGCAGGAATGGCATAAATCTTTGTCTTCTCCTCGACCGGATGTCTTTCTTTCCGTACTGCGTGAATGCGGAGCGCTAGCGGTTGTCCTGCCAGAAATTTACGCCCTGTTTGGGGTGCCTCAACCTGAGAAATGGCACCCTGAAATCGACACCGGTATTCACACCTTAATGGTCGCCGAACAAGCCGCGAAACTCAGCGCGTCTCTACCAGTACGCTTTGCGGCACAAGTGCATGATCTCGGTAAAGGCGTGACGCCAAAGCGTGAATGGCCAAGTCACAAAATGCACTGCCATACAGGCCTCAAGCTGATTAAAAAGCTGTGTGAACGCGTTCGCGTACCCAATGAGTTTCGTGATTTAGCCTTAATGGTCTGCGAACAGCATTCCAACATTCACCGAGCAGCAGAGTTAAAACCGCAAACCATCATCAAAGTTCTCAACAAGTTCGACGTATGGCGTAAAGCCGATCGACTGCAAGACATTTTAATCTGCTGTCAGGCTGACCATGCAGGTAGAAAAGGCTTAGAAGATCAGCCTTATCCTCAAGCGGAGATTTTTACCCGAGCCTATCAAGCCGCAGCAGCGGTGGATGTTCAGGCTATCATTCAGGATGGATTTAAAGGGCCAGCGATTCGAGATGAACAAGAAAAGAGACGGATTGAAGCGGTAAAAATCGCGCTTAATAAATAG
- a CDS encoding ExeA family protein, with product MYKDFFGFVEQPFSIVPNSRYLYLSQRHKEAITHLKAGLGDGGGFAMLTGEVGTGKTTVAKAMLANLDETTKAGLILNPTFSTRDLLEAICDEFKIVYPQGATLKQLNQVIHQYLLHNHNAGWQTLLVIDEAQHLVADVLEQLRLLTNLETETRKLLKVLLVGQPELQRLLQTTQLRQLAQRITGRYHLLPLDEKETEDYIAFRLHTAGGNQQLFNRSSTKLIAKYSHGIPRLINLICDKALNMSYHQGSTVVDKQTVLRACEEVMQFQADIYQQDNKSGQMVSRRSFSWPAWGTAAIGVAAALGVGWAVINHMPMKPISQFVEETVAINAPEPVESVEPVVVRDQLSNEQRELLLSQKQSNLAVNDLYKLWGYRASVRDNLCLSEAQSTMVCERKMATWPLLMKQNRPVILELNYQGDIGYVILYAVGNDKVEVLNGKQRLRLPLSWLKPMWQGNIIELWQSPLKETLRLDMEGPAIEVLDQLLAEAVSELPLGTSIFDSEMKERVELFQRWQGIGVDGIAGQRTLERLQQNVQPNAPTLASIDKEDA from the coding sequence ATGTATAAGGACTTTTTTGGGTTTGTAGAGCAACCTTTTTCGATTGTTCCAAACTCTCGTTATTTGTATCTGAGTCAACGTCATAAAGAAGCGATTACGCACCTCAAAGCCGGATTGGGTGATGGGGGCGGATTTGCCATGTTGACCGGAGAAGTAGGGACGGGGAAAACCACCGTGGCGAAAGCCATGTTGGCCAACTTGGACGAGACCACCAAGGCGGGTTTGATTCTTAATCCAACGTTTTCGACTCGAGATCTTCTGGAGGCGATTTGTGATGAATTTAAAATTGTCTATCCGCAAGGTGCGACGTTAAAACAGTTAAACCAAGTGATTCATCAATACCTGCTGCACAACCATAATGCTGGCTGGCAAACCTTGTTGGTTATTGATGAAGCGCAGCATCTGGTCGCGGATGTGTTAGAGCAACTTCGCTTGCTGACGAATTTAGAAACAGAGACCCGCAAGCTGCTTAAAGTCCTTTTGGTGGGTCAGCCAGAGTTACAACGCTTATTACAAACCACCCAGCTACGCCAGCTAGCTCAGAGAATTACCGGTCGTTACCACCTCTTGCCTTTGGATGAAAAAGAAACCGAGGATTACATCGCGTTCCGGCTTCATACGGCGGGTGGCAATCAACAGTTATTTAATCGTAGTTCGACCAAACTGATCGCCAAGTACAGTCATGGTATTCCCAGGCTGATTAACCTCATTTGCGATAAAGCTCTTAACATGAGCTATCACCAGGGCAGCACAGTTGTAGACAAGCAGACCGTTTTGCGCGCTTGTGAAGAGGTTATGCAATTTCAGGCCGATATTTATCAGCAAGACAACAAATCTGGACAAATGGTATCTCGTCGTTCATTTAGCTGGCCAGCTTGGGGAACCGCTGCCATTGGGGTAGCTGCCGCGCTTGGAGTCGGTTGGGCGGTCATTAATCATATGCCGATGAAGCCCATTTCCCAGTTTGTCGAAGAGACCGTTGCCATCAATGCTCCTGAGCCGGTTGAGTCAGTTGAACCTGTCGTCGTGCGCGATCAGCTAAGCAATGAGCAACGCGAGTTACTGCTTTCACAAAAACAATCGAACCTTGCCGTGAACGACCTGTATAAATTGTGGGGCTACCGAGCTTCGGTACGCGATAACCTCTGCTTATCTGAGGCACAATCGACCATGGTTTGTGAGAGGAAAATGGCGACTTGGCCGCTGTTGATGAAGCAAAATAGACCCGTGATCTTGGAGCTGAATTATCAAGGCGATATTGGTTATGTGATTCTCTACGCGGTAGGGAACGATAAAGTCGAAGTACTTAACGGTAAGCAGCGTTTGCGCCTCCCTCTCTCCTGGTTAAAACCGATGTGGCAGGGAAATATTATCGAGCTGTGGCAATCGCCGCTTAAAGAAACCTTGCGGTTAGATATGGAAGGGCCTGCTATAGAAGTTTTAGACCAGCTACTTGCTGAGGCGGTAAGCGAATTACCTTTAGGCACCTCCATTTTTGATTCAGAAATGAAAGAACGCGTCGAACTGTTTCAACGCTGGCAAGGCATTGGTGTTGACGGTATCGCGGGTCAGCGCACGCTAGAGCGATTACAGCAAAATGTGCAGCCTAACGCGCCAACTCTGGCAAGCATAGATAAGGAGGATGCGTAA
- a CDS encoding general secretion pathway protein GspB, with protein MSLAKHASLLLLPIGISALGTAWYLEKLTPKTQAATPVAVAVAEVVQPFEVLDYPDVSQLAQLPREWPSAELSGDMGSYMPSEEYVSSNQGTASPVAQNQASDDDLDFTLDDIDLSSLSPDLAMKVENALSKSGSATSQRSTPVNDLEGNAQQWQGRLPALNLQTHMYASDSQRRWVKINNVEYHQGDVVDGQVTLKEIQPQAVIVEFEGEQIRIPALYEWEG; from the coding sequence ATGTCTTTAGCCAAGCATGCAAGTTTGCTGCTTTTGCCTATAGGTATTTCTGCCCTTGGCACTGCCTGGTATCTGGAAAAGCTGACTCCTAAAACTCAAGCTGCGACACCTGTGGCTGTTGCCGTAGCGGAGGTTGTACAGCCGTTTGAAGTATTGGACTATCCAGATGTCAGCCAACTGGCGCAACTGCCAAGAGAGTGGCCTAGTGCGGAATTATCAGGTGATATGGGAAGCTACATGCCATCAGAAGAGTATGTCAGCAGCAATCAGGGCACTGCATCCCCGGTGGCACAAAATCAAGCCAGCGATGACGATTTAGACTTCACTTTGGATGATATCGATTTATCGTCACTGTCGCCGGATTTGGCAATGAAGGTGGAGAACGCATTGTCCAAGAGCGGAAGTGCAACGTCGCAGCGCTCAACGCCAGTTAACGATTTGGAGGGGAATGCCCAGCAGTGGCAGGGTCGTCTTCCAGCACTCAACTTACAAACACACATGTACGCCAGTGATTCCCAACGACGTTGGGTGAAAATCAATAATGTGGAATATCACCAAGGTGATGTGGTGGATGGTCAGGTCACACTGAAAGAGATTCAGCCACAAGCGGTGATTGTTGAGTTTGAGGGAGAACAGATTCGGATCCCGGCACTTTATGAGTGGGAAGGGTAA
- a CDS encoding TIGR04211 family SH3 domain-containing protein — MKKLIITVLFTLLAAPTALAANRYISDDLFTFMHSGPNNTYRIIGSVDAGSQVQLLSANKETGYTQVRDSRGRTGWVQSKFVTNKESMAIRLPRIEKELAEVKEQLANARQTSDTEKAGLVTSLETRNQQISDLENKYSEISDQLTSIETENRELRAKLDTQKDDMLLKYFTYGGGVAGLGLLFGLVLPHLMPRKKRSPAGWA; from the coding sequence GTGAAAAAACTAATCATCACGGTTTTGTTTACTTTGCTAGCAGCGCCAACGGCCCTAGCTGCAAACCGTTATATTTCTGATGACCTATTCACTTTTATGCACTCAGGTCCAAACAACACTTACCGAATTATTGGTAGTGTCGACGCAGGTTCGCAAGTACAACTACTAAGCGCGAATAAAGAGACCGGCTATACACAAGTTCGTGACTCCCGCGGCCGTACTGGCTGGGTGCAAAGCAAATTTGTCACTAACAAAGAAAGCATGGCAATTCGCCTACCTCGTATTGAAAAAGAGCTTGCTGAAGTGAAAGAACAACTGGCCAATGCTCGCCAGACTTCAGACACAGAAAAAGCGGGCCTTGTGACCTCACTAGAAACGCGTAATCAACAAATCTCTGATCTTGAGAACAAGTATTCAGAGATCAGCGACCAACTGACTTCGATTGAAACAGAAAATCGTGAGCTGCGCGCTAAACTTGATACGCAAAAAGATGACATGCTGCTGAAGTACTTCACCTACGGTGGTGGTGTTGCAGGTCTTGGCCTGCTGTTTGGTTTGGTCTTGCCTCATCTAATGCCACGCAAAAAGCGTTCTCCAGCAGGTTGGGCATAA
- a CDS encoding inorganic phosphate transporter — MDILANYGTVLIIVAAIFGFMMAIGIGANDVANAMGTSVGSKALTVKQAIIIAMIFEFAGAYLAGGEVTDTIRKGVIETSLFAHQPDVLVFGMMSALLAAGTWLLLASYMGWPVSTTHSIIGAIIGFACVSVGTEAVDWGSVQGIVGSWIITPVISGFFAYVIFVSAQRLIFDTENPLFNAKRFVPVYMFITTMVIALVTIKKGLKHVGLHLSNGEAWMWAAAVSAIVMAGGYFYIQKKFANREDDHSFSGVEGIFSVLMVITACAMAFAHGSNDVANAIGPLSAVVSTVEHMGEITSKSTIAWWILPLGGIGIVVGLATLGHKVMATVGTGITELTPSRGFAAQLATACTVVLASGTGLPISTTQTLVGAVLGVGFARGIAALNLGVVRNIVASWIVTLPAGALLAVVFFYGIQAMFS, encoded by the coding sequence ATGGATATCCTTGCGAACTACGGCACTGTCCTGATTATTGTTGCAGCGATTTTTGGTTTCATGATGGCGATTGGTATTGGCGCGAACGACGTTGCCAATGCGATGGGTACATCGGTAGGTTCAAAAGCGCTAACCGTAAAACAAGCTATCATCATTGCGATGATCTTTGAATTTGCGGGTGCATATCTTGCAGGCGGTGAAGTAACCGACACTATCCGTAAAGGTGTTATCGAAACATCTCTATTTGCTCACCAGCCTGACGTTCTTGTCTTCGGTATGATGTCTGCGCTACTTGCTGCCGGCACATGGCTACTGCTAGCGTCTTACATGGGCTGGCCAGTATCAACCACTCACTCAATCATCGGTGCGATCATCGGTTTTGCGTGTGTATCTGTAGGTACAGAAGCCGTGGACTGGGGCAGCGTTCAGGGCATTGTGGGTAGTTGGATCATTACACCAGTTATCTCCGGCTTCTTTGCATACGTGATTTTTGTCAGCGCACAACGCCTGATTTTTGATACAGAAAATCCGCTATTTAATGCAAAACGCTTTGTGCCTGTTTACATGTTTATCACCACAATGGTGATTGCACTGGTTACTATCAAAAAAGGTCTTAAGCACGTTGGTCTTCACCTGAGCAACGGTGAAGCCTGGATGTGGGCGGCTGCGGTATCGGCAATTGTAATGGCTGGCGGCTACTTCTACATTCAGAAGAAATTTGCTAACCGCGAAGATGACCACAGCTTCTCTGGTGTTGAAGGCATCTTCAGTGTGCTAATGGTTATCACAGCTTGTGCGATGGCATTTGCACACGGTTCGAACGACGTAGCAAACGCGATTGGCCCTCTTTCAGCGGTAGTATCAACAGTTGAGCACATGGGTGAAATCACATCTAAGAGCACAATCGCATGGTGGATTCTTCCACTAGGTGGTATCGGTATCGTTGTGGGCCTTGCGACTCTGGGCCACAAAGTAATGGCAACCGTTGGTACAGGTATTACTGAACTAACACCAAGCCGTGGCTTTGCAGCGCAGCTAGCGACGGCATGTACCGTTGTTCTGGCGTCTGGTACAGGTCTGCCAATTTCAACCACTCAAACACTGGTTGGTGCGGTTCTGGGTGTAGGTTTTGCTCGCGGTATTGCAGCACTAAACCTAGGTGTGGTTCGTAACATCGTTGCTTCATGGATTGTTACTCTACCAGCGGGTGCACTATTGGCAGTGGTCTTCTTCTACGGCATTCAAGCAATGTTTTCGTAA
- a CDS encoding TIGR00153 family protein: protein MPVNTIMGLFAKSPIKPLQRHVVCVNECCSHLVKFFEVSSKGDWEKAAEIRAQISHLEKEADVLKREIRLKLPRGLFMPVDRTDMLELLTQQDKLANLAKDIAGRVYGRQLVIPEALQPNFLAYVQRCLDAANQAQKVINELDELLETGFKGREVTLVAEMIHQLDVIEDDTDAMQIELRQQLMAIESDMNPIDVMFLYKILEWVGGIADQAQRVGARLEVMLSRS from the coding sequence ATGCCAGTAAATACAATTATGGGGTTATTTGCAAAGTCCCCTATTAAGCCTTTGCAACGCCACGTTGTGTGTGTCAACGAATGTTGTTCACACCTGGTGAAGTTCTTTGAAGTTTCTTCAAAGGGAGACTGGGAAAAAGCAGCAGAGATCCGTGCTCAAATTTCTCACCTTGAGAAAGAAGCGGATGTTCTGAAACGTGAAATCCGTCTAAAACTGCCTCGCGGTTTGTTTATGCCAGTAGACCGTACTGACATGCTTGAGCTTCTGACTCAACAAGACAAACTTGCCAACTTGGCGAAAGACATTGCTGGCCGTGTATATGGTCGTCAACTTGTCATTCCTGAGGCTCTCCAGCCAAATTTCCTCGCTTACGTTCAACGTTGTCTTGACGCGGCTAATCAGGCGCAAAAGGTAATTAATGAACTTGATGAACTATTAGAAACAGGCTTTAAAGGCCGTGAAGTAACACTCGTTGCTGAAATGATTCATCAGTTAGACGTCATCGAAGATGATACCGATGCTATGCAGATTGAACTTCGTCAACAATTGATGGCGATTGAATCTGACATGAACCCTATCGATGTCATGTTCTTGTATAAGATTCTTGAATGGGTAGGTGGTATTGCCGACCAAGCGCAGCGCGTAGGTGCTCGTTTGGAAGTCATGCTATCTCGATCTTAA
- a CDS encoding inorganic triphosphatase, which yields METEIELKFFVSPEFSETLKEKISETKVLQHSCRDLGNTYFDTADKWLRKHDIGLRIRRFDDVFVQTVKTAGRVVAGLHQRPEYNAEHTSDEPDLTLHPSDIWPAGKDVETLQSELTPLFSTNFTREQWLIGMPDGSQVEVAFDQGMVIAKGDDGEDRQEPICEVELELKSGQTDALFTLARSFCEQGGMRLGNLSKAAKGYRLATGYTGDEVKPLALVDSRSTDTVEYCLINSLEHALSHWHYHEQIYSERDCVEALREISNALRFIRQTLTIFGGVVPRRASAILRQELKWLEEELTWLDEHAHLEELLDDKGNVLRKLDARKFLVSELTQQLQELPSREEVLELLSSARYTGLLLDLSRWILARGWQPFLDEKAREKMASNILPFSVTQLDRTWAELMEAFPAERDLSAQDYVDQRYRLLRNLYTGIGFASLYNSDERNSFRLPWADLVHGIDDLLMLNHLLPLVDMLQADEKEQLERWLHRQERSILHAMDQTRAISVETQPYWRE from the coding sequence ATGGAAACCGAAATAGAACTGAAGTTTTTTGTTTCTCCTGAATTTTCAGAAACTTTAAAGGAAAAAATTTCTGAGACAAAAGTACTTCAGCATAGTTGTCGTGACTTGGGTAACACCTACTTTGATACTGCCGATAAATGGTTAAGAAAGCATGACATTGGTTTAAGAATTCGCCGTTTTGATGATGTATTTGTTCAAACAGTGAAAACCGCAGGACGCGTCGTCGCTGGTTTACACCAAAGACCAGAATACAATGCTGAGCACACGAGCGATGAGCCCGATCTCACACTTCATCCTTCTGATATCTGGCCTGCTGGTAAAGATGTCGAGACCTTACAATCCGAACTCACTCCGTTATTTTCGACTAATTTCACTCGCGAGCAGTGGCTAATTGGTATGCCTGATGGCAGCCAGGTTGAAGTGGCCTTTGACCAAGGTATGGTTATCGCTAAAGGTGATGATGGAGAAGACAGACAAGAGCCGATTTGCGAAGTCGAACTGGAACTCAAATCGGGACAAACCGATGCTCTGTTTACATTGGCTCGTAGCTTTTGCGAGCAAGGTGGCATGCGTCTCGGGAATTTAAGCAAAGCGGCCAAAGGTTATCGCTTGGCAACCGGATACACGGGTGATGAGGTAAAACCGCTGGCGTTAGTCGACAGCCGCAGCACAGACACCGTGGAATATTGTCTGATCAACTCGTTAGAGCACGCGTTGTCCCACTGGCACTACCATGAGCAAATCTATTCGGAACGTGATTGTGTCGAAGCACTTCGCGAAATCAGCAATGCGCTTCGATTTATTCGTCAGACCTTAACCATATTTGGTGGCGTTGTCCCACGTCGAGCCAGTGCTATTCTGCGTCAGGAACTAAAATGGCTGGAAGAAGAGCTTACATGGTTAGACGAACATGCTCACCTTGAAGAGTTACTTGATGACAAAGGTAACGTGTTACGTAAGCTTGATGCCCGCAAGTTCTTGGTTTCGGAGCTAACCCAGCAACTGCAAGAACTCCCAAGCCGTGAAGAAGTGCTAGAGCTGTTAAGTTCAGCTCGTTACACCGGCTTATTGCTTGATCTGAGCCGTTGGATCCTTGCTCGCGGCTGGCAGCCATTTTTGGATGAAAAAGCACGAGAAAAAATGGCGAGCAACATCTTGCCATTTTCTGTCACGCAACTGGATCGCACTTGGGCAGAGTTGATGGAAGCGTTCCCCGCAGAGCGTGATTTGTCTGCGCAGGATTATGTTGACCAGCGTTATCGCTTACTTCGCAATCTCTACACCGGAATCGGATTCGCGAGCCTGTATAACAGCGACGAGCGTAATAGCTTCCGTCTTCCATGGGCGGATCTGGTTCACGGTATCGATGATTTGTTGATGCTGAATCATTTGTTGCCGCTGGTGGACATGCTACAAGCTGATGAAAAAGAGCAGCTAGAACGATGGTTGCACCGTCAAGAGCGCTCTATCCTACATGCTATGGATCAAACCCGAGCCATCAGCGTTGAGACACAGCCTTACTGGCGAGAGTGA